A DNA window from Boseongicola sp. contains the following coding sequences:
- a CDS encoding twin-arginine translocase subunit TatC, which translates to MSDATDPDPEDGIDDSSAPLIEHLAELRTRLIRSVIALLIGISVFFIPIQGDFIAEHVLQFMLRPIEETLRVLGDPSPTLQYTSPQEYLFTLFRISMVFGFALAFPVIGFQMWRFVAPGLYRNEKNAFLPFLIASPVMFLLGASFAHFVVTPLAMSFFLGFADVSSIFANLLSGAVEDLPESAAVVPETQNGLRITFFGKVNESLSISLTFIMAFGLCFQLPVLLTLMGKAGLVSARGLADMRKYAMVGILVLAALITPPDVVTQVILFTVVYGLYEISIQLVKRVERIRVETLREEGVLDDDEDLYGDDDEDASDEDAKA; encoded by the coding sequence ATGAGCGACGCGACCGATCCTGACCCTGAAGACGGCATCGACGACAGCTCTGCGCCCCTGATCGAGCATTTGGCCGAACTGCGGACACGGTTGATCCGCTCCGTCATCGCTCTTTTGATCGGCATATCGGTGTTTTTCATCCCCATTCAGGGGGATTTCATCGCCGAACATGTGCTGCAATTCATGCTGCGTCCCATCGAAGAAACCCTGCGCGTTCTGGGCGACCCGTCGCCAACGCTGCAATATACCAGCCCGCAGGAATACCTGTTCACGCTATTCCGCATTTCGATGGTGTTCGGGTTCGCGCTCGCCTTTCCGGTGATCGGCTTTCAGATGTGGCGGTTCGTGGCACCGGGGCTCTATCGCAACGAGAAAAACGCGTTCCTGCCGTTTCTGATTGCCTCGCCGGTGATGTTCCTATTGGGCGCGTCTTTCGCGCATTTTGTCGTCACGCCGCTGGCGATGTCTTTCTTTCTGGGCTTTGCCGATGTCAGCTCGATCTTTGCCAATCTATTGTCCGGCGCGGTTGAAGATTTGCCGGAAAGTGCCGCCGTCGTTCCGGAAACGCAAAATGGTCTGCGGATCACATTCTTTGGTAAGGTCAACGAATCCTTAAGCATTTCGCTGACTTTCATCATGGCCTTTGGTCTGTGTTTTCAGCTTCCGGTTCTGCTGACACTGATGGGCAAGGCGGGTCTGGTGTCGGCGCGCGGCCTTGCCGATATGCGCAAATACGCCATGGTCGGTATTCTTGTTCTTGCCGCGCTGATCACACCGCCAGACGTGGTCACACAGGTTATTCTCTTTACGGTCGTTTACGGGCTTTATGAAATTTCGATCCAGCTAGTGAAACGGGTCGAACGCATCCGTGTCGAGACATTGCGCGAAGAAGGTGTCCTGGACGACGACGAAGACCTTTACGGCGACGACGATGAAGACGCCAGCGACGAGGATGCAAAGGCGTGA
- the tatB gene encoding twin-arginine translocase subunit TatB, which produces MDIGWSELLVIGVVALIVIGPKDLPGMFRTLGRFTAKIKRMAREFQRAMEDAADETGVKDVAADLKSATSPSKMGLDRLNEAADKFDSWDPTKPSEKAKSIGPETAKLAEERAETAKKARANAEAMASKWKKPEPDVVADAPADADAPKADAPKPGDTA; this is translated from the coding sequence ATGGACATCGGCTGGAGCGAACTTCTGGTCATTGGCGTTGTGGCGTTGATCGTCATCGGGCCGAAAGACCTTCCGGGCATGTTCCGGACACTTGGCAGGTTTACTGCCAAGATCAAGCGCATGGCGCGCGAGTTTCAACGCGCGATGGAAGATGCGGCCGATGAAACCGGCGTGAAAGACGTAGCCGCGGATCTGAAGAGCGCGACTTCGCCCTCGAAGATGGGTCTGGATCGTTTGAACGAAGCCGCTGACAAGTTTGACAGTTGGGACCCGACGAAGCCCTCTGAGAAAGCCAAATCCATAGGTCCTGAAACTGCCAAGCTGGCAGAAGAGCGCGCCGAGACGGCCAAGAAAGCCCGCGCGAATGCCGAGGCAATGGCAAGCAAGTGGAAAAAACCGGAACCGGATGTGGTCGCTGATGCGCCCGCAGATGCGGACGCCCCGAAAGCTGACGCGCCCAAGCCCGGAGACACTGCATGA
- a CDS encoding Sec-independent protein translocase TatA — protein sequence MGLGNIGLPGLLLIAIVVLVLFGRGKISSLMGEVGKGITAFKKGVDDGKKEIEDEAAEVARDVTPEEEEKDKV from the coding sequence ATGGGACTTGGTAATATCGGCCTTCCCGGCCTTCTGCTGATCGCCATCGTCGTTCTGGTCCTTTTTGGACGCGGCAAAATCTCGTCTTTGATGGGCGAAGTGGGCAAGGGCATCACCGCCTTCAAGAAAGGCGTCGATGACGGCAAGAAAGAGATTGAAGACGAAGCCGCTGAAGTGGCCCGCGATGTGACTCCGGAAGAAGAGGAAAAGGACAAGGTCTGA
- a CDS encoding WYL domain-containing protein, whose protein sequence is MRRTDRLFELIQILRDGRLHRGKDMAENLGVSLRTLYRDMDTLIASGIPVEGERGLGYMMTAPITLPPLNLTLTELEALHLGLTVVAKAADEELQAAADSLAKKVDAVLPEDRAAPASGWGFAVYPFAEAARGFVHMAPLRAAIRSRRKARITYTTLDDTQTQRIVRPLQMEYWGRVWTLTSWCELREDFRVFRVDRIQTLDITSDTFEEKPGKTLGDYMEIAETQ, encoded by the coding sequence GTGCGTCGCACCGACCGCCTTTTCGAGTTGATCCAGATCCTGCGCGACGGGCGATTGCACCGTGGCAAGGATATGGCTGAAAACCTGGGCGTGTCGTTGCGCACGCTTTACCGCGACATGGATACGCTGATCGCCAGCGGTATCCCCGTCGAAGGTGAACGGGGGCTGGGCTATATGATGACGGCCCCCATCACCTTGCCGCCGCTTAACCTCACTCTGACCGAGCTGGAGGCGCTGCACCTGGGTCTGACAGTCGTTGCCAAGGCCGCCGATGAAGAACTGCAGGCAGCCGCCGACTCTTTGGCAAAAAAAGTCGATGCCGTTCTGCCCGAAGACCGGGCCGCCCCAGCTTCGGGCTGGGGGTTCGCCGTCTATCCCTTTGCTGAAGCGGCGCGAGGGTTCGTCCACATGGCTCCGTTACGCGCCGCCATACGATCACGACGCAAAGCCCGGATCACCTATACAACTCTTGATGACACACAGACCCAACGCATCGTTCGCCCTTTGCAGATGGAATACTGGGGGCGCGTCTGGACTCTGACCAGTTGGTGTGAACTCCGCGAGGATTTTCGCGTCTTCCGTGTCGACAGAATACAAACCCTCGACATCACATCAGACACATTCGAAGAAAAACCCGGTAAAACCCTTGGCGACTACATGGAAATTGCCGAGACCCAATAA
- a CDS encoding ATP-binding cassette domain-containing protein — translation MVQGLTRRFGGREVVSNVSLTVAPGQVMCLLGPSGCGKSTTLRMIAGVDRQDAGQIKANGKLLSGGATHLPPEARGVGLMFQDFALFPHLSVHDNIAFGLRGLKAEKSLRVSEMLERVHLEDFADAYPHELSGGEQQRVALARAIAPRPSIMLMDEPFSGLDNRLRDGIRDDTLDILKVEKTSVLLVTHEPDEAMRMADEIALMRDGRIVQHGAPYNIYNAPIDREAAAFFSDINVIRGVVEGALTDTPFGVFLAPGFADGTEVEIVIRPQHLRIDFDRQGRGPNPTAEDGTPAMGEVVRSRFMGRESLVEFRMEHDGSVLHANIPSVFLPKPGTRLWLMIRRGRCFVYRAK, via the coding sequence ATGGTTCAGGGGCTGACCCGTCGCTTTGGCGGGCGCGAAGTGGTGTCGAATGTTTCGCTGACTGTGGCACCGGGGCAGGTGATGTGCCTTTTAGGGCCTTCAGGATGCGGCAAGTCAACGACACTCAGGATGATCGCCGGGGTTGACCGGCAAGATGCCGGACAGATCAAAGCAAATGGAAAACTACTGTCTGGAGGGGCGACGCATCTGCCGCCAGAGGCACGTGGTGTCGGCCTGATGTTTCAGGATTTCGCGCTGTTTCCGCATTTATCTGTGCATGACAATATCGCGTTTGGGCTTCGGGGTCTGAAGGCTGAAAAGTCGTTGCGGGTCAGCGAGATGCTGGAGCGCGTTCACCTTGAAGACTTCGCCGACGCCTATCCACACGAACTATCAGGCGGCGAGCAACAGCGTGTGGCGCTGGCGCGCGCTATCGCTCCGCGACCGTCCATCATGCTGATGGACGAGCCGTTTTCGGGTCTGGATAATCGACTTCGCGATGGCATCCGCGATGACACGCTGGATATTCTGAAAGTGGAGAAAACCTCGGTTCTGTTGGTCACCCACGAACCGGATGAGGCCATGCGCATGGCAGATGAGATCGCGCTGATGCGCGACGGGCGCATAGTGCAGCATGGGGCGCCATACAACATCTATAATGCGCCCATCGATCGCGAGGCTGCTGCCTTTTTCAGCGATATAAATGTGATCCGGGGTGTTGTGGAAGGGGCGTTGACCGATACGCCATTCGGCGTGTTTCTGGCACCCGGTTTTGCTGATGGCACCGAGGTCGAGATTGTCATTCGCCCTCAGCACCTGCGCATTGACTTTGATCGACAAGGCCGTGGCCCGAACCCTACAGCAGAAGATGGCACACCGGCCATGGGCGAGGTTGTGCGCAGCCGCTTCATGGGCCGCGAAAGTCTTGTAGAGTTTCGAATGGAGCATGACGGCTCGGTCCTGCATGCCAATATACCGTCGGTATTCCTGCCTAAGCCGGGCACGCGGTTGTGGTTGATGATCCGGCGCGGGCGATGTTTCGTCTATCGGGCTAAGTAG